From Pararge aegeria chromosome 9, ilParAegt1.1, whole genome shotgun sequence, the proteins below share one genomic window:
- the LOC120626372 gene encoding protein ANTAGONIST OF LIKE HETEROCHROMATIN PROTEIN 1-like → MTRSHWPVVISMSPEEVVLFSAAYIIIRKTLAKRKKKRWWVREYLLQRESSSLITSLRMRDGSFENFTRMSRTDFEILLNMVGPAVVKQDTKFRKSIDPHIRLAITLRYLATGDSYGSLSYTFRVSKSVICHTIPEVCKELIKALNSFVKTPTDVNEWKEKSRNFEILWNFPHCIGAIDGKHVLLEAPPNSGSDYYNYKENFSLVLLAIVDAEYNFVYVNCGAKGKSSDSGVFQETTFYKALNEEQLNLPDPEPLVQGGPKIPYVLVGDSAFALSENMMRPYPGIHEKGSLKRIFNYRLSRARRIVENVFGIMSVVFRVFRKAIPLRPVNAELVVMACVYLHNFLRRNTTSTARYTPNTTFDLEDAGHNVVEGSWRRELTNNNMRNLSRQGRPPPQSAQTIRNLFAEYFCSAQGSVPWQTIQS, encoded by the exons ATGACTCGTTCACATTGGCCAGTCGTGATCAGTATGTCGCCCGAGGAAGTAGTGTTGTTCAGTGCAGCTTACATAATTATTCGGAAGACATTagcaaaacgtaaaaaaaagagGTGGTGGGTCCGGGAATATTTGCTCCAAAGGGAAAGTTCAAGTTTAATAACCAGTCTTCGAATGCGCGATGGATCTTTCGAAAATTTTACTAGAATGTCTAGAACCGATTTTGAgatacttttaaatatggttGGGCCGGCCGTAGTCAAGCAAGATACAAAGTTTCGGAAATCTATCGACCCTCACATCAGACTCGCTATAACATTGAGATACTTGGCAACTGGCGATAGTTATGGTTCATTGTCCTATACTTTTAGAGTGTCAAAATCAGTAATTTGTCATACTATACCAGAAGTTTGCAAAGAATTGATAAAGGCATTAAATTCTTTtgttaaa ACGCCAACCGATGTAAATGAATGGAAAGAGAAATCtcgtaattttgaaatattatggaATTTTCCTCACTGCATCGGAGCGATAGATGGAAAGCATGTGTTACTAGAAGCGCCACCCAATTCTGGCagtgattattataattacaaagagAATTTTAGCTTAGTTCTCTTAGCAATTGTGGATGCTGAGTATaactttgtatatgttaattgtGGTGCAAAAGGGAAGTCGTCTGACAGTGGAGTATTCCAGGAGACTACATTTTATAAAGCACTTAATGAAGAGCAACTGAATTTACCAGATCCTGAGCCACTGGTCCAAGGTGGTCCGAAAATACCATACGTTCTAGTGGGAGATAGTGCATTTGCACTTTCTGAAAACATGATGAGGCCCTACCCCGGCATTCATGAAAAGGGAAGCTTAAAGCGGATTTTCAACTACAGGCTGTCAAGAGCAAGAAGAattgttgaaaatgtttttggcATTATGTCTGTAGTGTTTCGCGTATTTCGTAAAGCTATCCCATTACGTCCAGTAAATGCTGAATTAGTTGTAATGGCTTGcgtgtacctacataatttccTGAGACGTAATACAACTTCAACCGCGAGGTATACACCAAATACCACATTTGATTTAGAAGACGCTGGTCATAATGTTGTGGAAGGTTCGTGGCGAAGGGAgttgacaaataataatatgaggaACTTAAGTAGGCAAGGCAGACCTCCTCCTCAATCCGCTCAGACAATAAGAAACCTCTTTGCTGAATATTTCTGCAGTGCTCAAGGAAGTGTCCCATGGCAAACTATTCAATCATAG
- the LOC120626374 gene encoding uncharacterized protein LOC120626374 encodes MAVVWSNENILTLIEMYQNSQLLWDTSHRDYKNKIKKNDAWESIATTLDIPRKDVEGKMHNLRSQFLRERKKIASSKSTGSGSGDVHKSTWFAYDSLLFLVKGSTSSGSMDTMNTQSSESSVALEEIPVASQVLTQPPEASTSPPLPTQPIPVPLPNTQNKRKKDDLSEVYEIMKSAKARMDQPKDEFQVYADYVASELRNIKNEHAVLQAKYFINNILLEARMGKYNYAEYQTGSNSSHTQSYGYRSAPQQSSYSTNSVNDDIVTANASHVNNDNEAPTAPTFTELRQIENIEELVSHFESETQNKE; translated from the exons ATGGCAGTAGTGTGGTCCAACGAGAATATATTGACCCTGATCGAGATGTATCAAAATTCGCAATTATTGTGGGACACTTCACATCgtgattataaaaacaaaattaaaaaaaatgatgcatGGGAATCTATCGCGACTACATTAGATATACCTAGAAAAGACGTCGAGGGAAAAATGCATAACTTAAGGTCTCAGTTTCTCagggagagaaaaaaaattgcaagctCAAAATCCACTGGAAGTGGAAGTGGGGATGTTCACAAAAGTACCTGGTTTGCGTATGATTCGCTGCTTTTCCTAGTAAAAGGGTCGACAAGTTCAGGCAGTATGGACACTATGAATACTCAG tCATCCGAAAGTTCGGTGGCACTCGAAGAAATACCAGTGGCATCGCAAGTATTAACGCAACCACCAGAGGCATCAACGTCGCCGCCATTACCAACTCAACCAATACCGGTGCCGCTTCCAAATActcaaaataaaaggaaaaaagatgATCTGAGTGAGGTATATGAAATAATGAAGAGCGCAAAAGCCAGGATGGATCAACCAAAAGACGAATTTCAAGTTTACGCCGACTATGTAGCTTCTGagttaagaaatataaagaatgaacATGCTGTGCTACAGGCGaagtactttattaataatatcttattagAGGCTAGGATGGGAAAATACAACTATGCAGAATACCAAACGGGAAGTAATTCAAGCCATACTCAAAGTTATGGATACCGTTCTGCTCCTCAACAGTCATCCTATTCGACAAATTCTGTTAATGATGATATAGTAACTGCTAATGCTTCTCatgttaataatgataatgaagcaCCAACTGCACCAACTTTCACAGAATTACGACAAATTGAGAATATTGAAGAACTAGTTTCCCACTTTGAATCAGAAACGCAGaacaaagaataa